The Phormidium ambiguum IAM M-71 genome contains a region encoding:
- a CDS encoding DUF4870 domain-containing protein, whose protein sequence is MKNRDQRKILSMLCHGSVFFSFLIVSIAIPIAILLLYEDPIVLENAKESLNFHINLYLCAIAFFFLVFMLIGIPLLFLLAIASFVMPIIAIMKVHHNPKRPYYYPFIIRLV, encoded by the coding sequence ATGAAGAACAGAGATCAGAGAAAAATTTTATCGATGCTATGTCATGGCTCGGTGTTTTTTAGTTTTCTGATTGTGTCAATTGCTATACCAATTGCTATTTTGTTACTCTATGAAGATCCCATTGTGCTAGAGAATGCTAAAGAATCTCTAAATTTTCACATTAATCTGTATTTGTGTGCGATCGCATTTTTCTTCCTAGTTTTTATGTTAATTGGTATTCCGCTGTTGTTCCTTTTGGCGATCGCTAGTTTCGTCATGCCTATTATCGCTATCATGAAAGTCCATCATAATCCAAAGCGTCCCTATTACTATCCATTTATTATTCGCTTAGTGTAG
- a CDS encoding bleomycin resistance protein, which produces METSPKIAGIYEVCIGVEDAMPLIQYWGQFGYAIGQTGELSAEKVYNLYGVNSKLRSFRLFHQDSDHGLVRLMLWEKPINEGLKLTSMKAKGNRWTTTLTADVMNILNHTEEAIKAGLPVKYTFPYWEIIYNKDKQIRPFIDPPVGVREMLLLQPLTRQVVFQRFNYSLPNYGKINENSSFKASQITHLGIIVQDDSKEILRFYEETLGLLRVRDDVETTYESSEAGREFFDLQPEEKFIVTAFDDPRSSTTDFKAARSGRLYIVRFPESVSLESCFERSQPGCLGMSLYTYKVSDIEDYFLRVKKSNAKRFSEIEVNEFGEKSFSFVAPDGYFWTLIGK; this is translated from the coding sequence ATGGAAACAAGTCCCAAAATTGCCGGAATTTATGAGGTATGTATCGGAGTAGAAGATGCTATGCCTTTGATTCAATATTGGGGACAATTTGGATATGCGATCGGACAAACTGGAGAATTATCAGCAGAAAAAGTTTATAACTTATATGGTGTTAATTCTAAGTTACGTTCCTTTCGCTTATTTCATCAAGACTCAGATCATGGTTTAGTGCGTTTAATGTTGTGGGAAAAACCAATAAATGAAGGGTTAAAACTCACATCAATGAAAGCAAAAGGCAACCGTTGGACAACTACATTAACGGCTGATGTAATGAACATTTTAAATCACACTGAAGAAGCAATAAAAGCAGGTTTACCAGTTAAATATACTTTTCCTTATTGGGAAATCATCTATAACAAAGATAAACAAATTCGCCCTTTTATCGATCCACCTGTCGGAGTTAGAGAAATGTTGTTACTGCAACCTTTAACCCGACAAGTTGTGTTTCAACGTTTTAATTATTCCTTGCCAAATTACGGAAAGATTAACGAAAATTCGTCTTTTAAAGCTAGCCAAATTACGCATTTGGGAATAATTGTTCAGGATGATAGTAAAGAAATTCTGCGATTTTATGAAGAAACATTAGGTTTGCTGCGGGTAAGAGATGATGTAGAAACTACTTATGAGAGTTCGGAAGCGGGAAGGGAATTCTTTGATTTACAACCAGAAGAAAAGTTTATAGTTACAGCTTTTGACGATCCTCGTTCTTCTACTACTGATTTTAAAGCTGCGCGATCGGGAAGACTTTATATTGTGAGATTTCCTGAATCTGTGAGTTTGGAGAGTTGCTTTGAGCGATCGCAACCAGGATGTTTAGGAATGTCTTTATATACTTATAAAGTGAGTGACATTGAAGATTATTTCCTACGAGTTAAAAAAAGTAATGCCAAAAGATTTTCGGAAATAGAAGTTAATGAATTTGGGGAAAAAAGCTTTTCTTTTGTTGCCCCAGATGGTTATTTTTGGACTTTGATCGGAAAATAA